Proteins encoded in a region of the Ursus arctos isolate Adak ecotype North America unplaced genomic scaffold, UrsArc2.0 scaffold_2, whole genome shotgun sequence genome:
- the VSIG8 gene encoding V-set and immunoglobulin domain-containing protein 8, giving the protein MGARGAFHLLLMCLSPALLSAVRINGDGQEVLYLAEGDNVRLGCPYILDPEDYGPNGLDIEWMQLNSDPSHRENVFLSYQDKRINHGNLPHLQQRVRFAASDPSQYDASINLMNLQVSDTATYECRVKKTTMASRKVIVTVQARPAVPMCWSEGHMSHGNDVVLKCFANGGTPPLSYKWAKISGHTHPYRAGSYHAQHSFHSELSYQESFHSSLNQVSGLNNGDLLLKDVSREDDGLYQCTVANHVGYSVCVVEVKVSDSRRVGMIIGAVLGSLLMLGCLLVGIWGLVCCCCGGPGAGGARGAFGYGNGGGVRGGACGDLASEIREDAEAPGCKASGRGHSVTHLLGYPTQTVSRSLRRKYAPPPCGGPEDLALAPCAAAAACEAGPSPVYVKVKSAEPADCAEGPRQRTDGLLV; this is encoded by the exons CACTGCTGTCTGCTGTGCGGATCAACGGGGATGGCCAGGAGGTCCTGTACCTGGCAGAAGGTGATAATGTGAGACTGGGCTGCCCCTACATCCTGGACCCTGAGGACTATGGTCCCAATGGGCTGGACATCGAGTGGATGCAGCTCAATTCGGACCCGTCACACCGGGAGAACGTG TTCCTCAGTTACCAGGACAAAAGGATCAACCATGGCAACCTCCCCCATCTGCAGCAGAGGGTCCGCTTTGCAGCCTCGGACCCCAGTCAGTACGATGCCTCCATCAACCTCATGAACCTGCAGGTATCAGACACAGCCACTTATGAGTGCAGGGTCAAGAAGACCACCATGGCCAGCCGGAAGGTCATCGTCACTGTCCAAG CGCGGCCCGCGGTGCCCATGTGCTGGTCTGAGGGCCACATGAGCCATGGCAACGACGTGGTGCTGAAGTGCTTTGCCAACGGGGGGACCCCGCCTCTCTCCTACAAGTGGGCCAAGATCAGCGGGCACACCCACCCCTACCGCGCCGGCTCCTACCACGCACAGCACAGCTTCCACTCCGAGCTCTCCTACCAGGAGTCCTTCCACAGCTCACTGAACCAAG TTTCAGGTCTGAACAACGGAGACCTGCTCCTGAAGGACGTCTCCCGCGAGGATGATGGGCTCTATCAGTGCACGGTGGCCAACCACGTGGGctacagtgtgtgtgtggtggaggtGAAGGTCTCAG ACTCCCGGCGCGTGGGCATGATCATAGGCgcagtgctgggctccctgctcatgctggGCTGTCTGCTGGTGGGCATCTGGGGGCTCGTCTGCTGCTGCTGCGGGGGCCCCGGGGCCGGGGGCGCCCGCGGTGCCTTCGGCTACGGCAACGGCGGCGGGGTCCGCGGAGGGGCCTGCGGCGACTTGGCTAGTGAGATCAG AGAGGACGCCGAGGCGCCTGGGTGCAAGGCCAGCGGGCGCGGCCACAGCGTCACCCACCTGCTGGGGTACCCGACGCAGACCGTCAGCCGCTCCCTGCGCCGCAAGTACGCGCCCCCGCCCTGCGGCGGCCCAGAGGACTTGGCCCTGGCGCcctgcgccgccgccgccgcctgcgAAGCGGGCCCCTCCCCGGTCTACGTCAAGGTCAAGAGCGCCGAGCCCGCCGACTGCGCCGAGGGGCCGCGGCAGCGCACCGACGGCCTCCTGGTGTGA